ccgatgtgttcaaatgacggccattacgtttaattagagttttaatttgacggttccATCACACTAAGAAACCTGATGTACAAAGGAATACGAGTTGACTGCTGAAAATGGTTTGGATAATGGTCTTTCGACAGAAGCTGTCTGGGCGCCATTTCCAACAACTCGTCACTCTGAACCTGCAACACGAGCTCCCAACGCATCCCATTCTGAGCATTACTGATTTGTTGAACCCCTTTGATGTCATCGGCattgccctcctcctccccgactGTTCTTGCAGCTCAAACAGAAGCAGACCACCGATGGCAGCAGATTTAATTTTGCACAAagctatacatatatatagagaAGCCAATTGCAACTGTATTTATGTGATGCAGCTATATGAAGGTACGTGGCCACGTGGGGAATAACTCGATCAGACTCCAGTGTGCCTCACTTCTGACCAAGTGACCAGCAATTAATGTATCGAGTACCATATGTTTAAAATGAAAGAGTTCCTTTGCAGATATCTATCTAAAAACGGTGGGGGTTGCCTGTTAGCAAGTATTGTTGGTGTATTATTGTAATTAGTGATATTGTAAAGGACCATTGTGCAAAGTGTTGGAATAAAGAGAAGAGAGGTGGAAGCTGCCCAGCCAGAAAAAAAATTCCCAAATCAACACGGAGTGAGCAGAACCACCGATCTCTCACCATCTGACACAATAATTATTTACCTTTACTCAGCCAAAACACAATTGCCCCACGGTTTAAAAAGGATTCAAAGCATCATTTGATCCTAAAGGGGCACCAGCGTAATGAAGAGCTTGTTTCCTTAATGACAGTCGCATGTTAGCACACTGAATGCAAGACTCTCCTCCCAACCTGGTGCATAGCATGTTCAACTCTATCTAGATGCAGAGAGTGAATCAACCTTGTGCGACGCCATGTTTTAGAACTCGTTACAACCGGTCTCGCTATGTTTCTGACAACTCaaaaaaatactagagataCTACTTCTCAGACTACGATAAACTCATTTAAGTATTTTTCTCAAATCGTAGAGAGGGGACCGCAGATTCCCCAGGCGGCACAACTCACATTCCCCTTGCATCCCACTCCCAAGGCTGCCTAGAGTGTCATGCCATCACCACCTGATGTTGGCATCTCTACCTCTTCATCAGGTCCTACTGACCGTCAGAGTTCCCTGTAAACTTACTTAGCAGGCGCTAGGCAAAGCTTCTGCTAGCTAGTATATATCCAGGCCAGAGACCAAAGCAATTAgcatctttttttatataacaATGTTTAATGCCTTTATTGCACGGCATGCTATACAAGTTTATGCAGACTTCCTTTTGCTTAGCGTGTAAATTAACCAGAGGGCGCATAGCCATAGTTTTATTGTCCGCCAATGTTGTCGAGAAATTCTAGTACGACAACAATGAATTTCTTCTGGAGGCATCAAactttttatttgaaaaaaaaaacagaaaagttGACAGAAAAATATAGTTCCATGTAAGCTAGGACTTTTCGGATTGCTAAATCATTATATTTTTAACAAAGGTAAGCAGTTGTCAGTTAACATCATTTTCTGGCAAGTTTTGTAATCAGCATTCCTTGCACAGGTTTAGGATTATGATTCATTTTAGTACAAGTCCATCCTCTTGGAGAGCATAGCTAGTTGGGAATAAGCAAAGAACTCAGCGACAGGGTGAGAGATAGCTAGACTCTGGTAGAACGGACCATCTCAAGTTCCTAGTGCCTCCTATTCCCTTCCTAGCTTGGCCAGTTCAAGCGTCAGCCGTGCCAATTGACAAGAGCGCCACTGTGACGAGTATGCAGCTTTTCTTGCTTGTCATATACCAGCAAGAATCAACGTTGTAGGTGGCCTTTCGGAGCAACTTGCATCTTCCAATCTTCAATAATTACTCCTGATGCATCCCATTTTCACCAAGCCGATCGACCTCATCCGCATCGTGCAACAAGCACCACTTGCCGTCCACCCCTTAGCAGCTAAAAGTGAGGCGTGCAAGGTCCCATTGCAGTTTAATTTGGGTGTTGGCTAAGCTAGTACGCGGCGAAAGATGAAGCAGCAACATGGTCGCACAAACTGAAAGTGACTCGGTTTAGTTTGGTCACGGGCTACTTCGTCAGACCATTTATAAACAGCGCATCCCAACTATCGTCTgaacccccacccccacccccattcAGAACTGACATCCATTTCATGCCACTATAAATTGCTTTCTGCAACTGCTAGATCTTCCCAAGAATTCCTTACCAAATCATATTTAGTAGTCCTGTGTTGATGCCGGTGAGTACCAAATTCAAAGGGCAGGCCTCCAGAATGAGCACACTGCGTCCAGGATCACGATTTCCCAAAGCAATATGGAGTGATCGATCAGACTTAGCACAGTTTTATGTATGGATCCCTGAACCTTCCTCCACATGATTAAATAAACTCTGTTGGCTAATATCAGCTGACCAAAACAACGAACAATCTGCATTTCTAGCATGAAAAGCTTtctgtattttttttccttgtttCATGGATATGGAAGAAATGTGTCGCTCTGGTAAGGAGCccatccatcttctccaacaaaATTTGAGAGTAAACGATAGAACTGAATACTAATGTGGAGTGGAGGCAGGGATTCTCTCCTTCCCATTCTGTTGAACTGGAGACGATGAACTGAAGACACGTCTGCAGAAACGTGGAACACCCTCGCTCGCGCACCAGCCCTGCCCCGACGTCGAGGCCGGCAATGGCCTATGGTGACGAAGGATTTGGACGAGCTGCTTATAGTCGAAGGTGGAGGCACGCGTCGTCCCAatcggagagagagagtgagaagGGACTGGGGcattgtttagatgcataaagtttAGGGTataaaacactgtagcacttttgtttgtatttggtaattattgtcccgccatgagttaactagactcaaaagcgtctcgcaaattatagacaaactgtgtaattagttatttttaattatatttaatacttcatgcatgcgttaaaagattcgatgtgatgaggaattttacaaaattttgaaatttcgaaggaaactaaacaaggcctgggGCTACTAGTTCGGCCGCTCCTTGGGCCAAGACAACATACCTGCCCCTTGTTTTGATCCAGTAGCGTGCGAAACCTCTGTAGTCAGGCCGCTGTGGCGAGCATCGTGATGCTTGATTCTttggatttttttcatttttatatttaaaaaattaaaatttcaaaaatatatggcggtttcgaaaaatttcaaaactatacccctgtcgcccctcGCCCCCggctgggcgacaggacctaaatgtaaaaaaaaatacatttaggtcctggcacccgggacgcattaaacagtgaacttgtaaaattgatataaaatcgtagaaaaatcggaaaaatacaaactcaactgttctggattctatgaaacaagatatacaacttttgttatataaagtttttcatttgatcaatgtatcttgctctattttaaatactagtttaatgcacttttatttaaatctcaagatccatcctttggatgcaggtcacctttggctagagtgttgcatatggtgagcataggcttgcaCAAAATTGGTAGATCCAGAAAAcgtttctagaataagtttttaaattaaatcttgcaatatgtctagtttaaatgggttatttatccatgctggtATACTAagttttagaagccataacttttacagtaccattattttatttcctaagagctataaaaaaagtttggtaaattttagataagcacaactagaccaaatgaattatgactaaggtaaatgcactaaatcaagaaaaatagttcttgtacctagaaaaatttgaaataattcatttggtctagttgtgcttatctaaaatttaccaaacttttttttgtagctcttaggaaataaaataatggtactataaaagttatggcttctaaaactcagtatagcagcatggataaataactcatttaaactagacatattgcaagatttaatttaaaaacttattctagaaatgttttctgggcctaccaattttgtacaagcctatgcttacCATATgaaacactctggccaaagatgacatgcatccaaaggatggatcttgagatttaaataaaagtgcattaaactagtatttaaaatagagcaagatacattgatcaaatgaaaaactttatataacaaaagtttagatcttgtttcatagaatccagaacagttgagtttgtatttttctgattttctacaattttatatcTATTTTACAATTTCGCTGTTTAATGTGTAccgggcgccaggacctaaatgtattttttttacatttaggtcctgtcgcccagccaAAGGGCGACAagccccctgtcgcccaggcaaggggcgacaggggtatagttttgaaattttttccatatatttttgaaattttaattttttttaaatacaaaaatgaaaaaaaatcctgATTCTTTTGGTCTGATAGTGGGCCCGGAGCCTTGTTCAGCTCAAGGCCCAGAGCCTTGTTTAGCTCAAGATCATCGATTTGTGTACAAAACTGCTACTTGTATCCCTTAAGCGATTTTTACTGAGTCTATCAGAATAATCCCTATGGAGGTATGCCACGCTAGCTGGTGTAGGCTAAAGTTGCAttcttttttataatttttaagtGCTAGGGTTGCATTCTTTTTGAAACAGAGGAAGCAGGCTCAAGTAAAAACTGACTGCAAGCTGCTGCACATTTACTGCATCTTCTGGAATCTGTGGACAATTCTAGAATTACTTCATGAAGAAGGAGATGAATTAGCTTCCAACAGGCAACAGGCAACATGCAACAGGCTTGCCTAGCCTCGCTCCTCAACGAACTCAGGGAACTTCAATCGATGGGCCTTAACGCCTTGTTCCCGACCGCGCCACGCCTGCGCGTCCTTCGCCTCTGCATGAGATGGTAGACTTGAACTGCTTGTTCCTGTTTGCTTCCAGTTCCATTTCCCCACGTGTCCCGTTCCCACAAGGCATTGATCGATGTTCTCGGTTTGCCACCGGATCTCCTTTACTGTTGACGCTGATGcgctctctcctcctcccccattCTTGTTCAGGTCTCCGTGCGCGTCAAAAGATATGATTTTGTTCGACTGAGCAAAGAGGAGCCAATGCAGCTATTTATGGGTAGTGATGCCGACCAAAAGCTATCATCTGAATCGAGCTTGGACATGCTGGTTTTCCCACGCAAAATATACAATCTCATTTAATTAATCGATTGACTTTTGTTACTCAAAAAtgatttctagaatagtttGTGAACATTCACTTTGAGAATAATTGGGAAACTAGCCTATGAATAATCGTCAAAAATGGATTTAGGGGAAAAAATAACGAACACGACTTGTGCAGTTGTGCATATAAAACAACAGAAGAAATCAGGGTATCAATGTGCTGGTTTTGGAAACAAGGAGCCGCCGTGTACAAGAGACATTCATGTGGTGTTTAGTCTATCTTCCTTTCATATTGCATTCCCTCGGCTGAATTGCAGCAATCCAGTCCTATGTCCCGATCTCTCTTAGTCCTGGGAACAAGATCCTCTGCAGTTGAGGTCTCTGCAGCGACTGCCATGTGGGCTCCACGACAGTAGGGCCCACATGACAGTCACCAGACTGCAGAGGGTGAATTGCAGAGGAACCGATTCCTAGTCGAGGCCCTTAgcatgctctctctctctcagcagAAACAAAGTTAGGTGCGCGTCTTCAAACAAATGATCTTTTGTTCTAGTTCCCGATGAATCCCGTTCCTACCCTACATGGATGCTCAATTGCCACATGATGTCACTCAACATGACCATTGCTTTCATTGGTCTCAACCTCCTCCATTCTTGTTCGAGCTCTCCATCAACTAAACTATGGAGGTGGGCAAGTTTTTATTGAGTGTCTTCTGCTGAATGTTGACCAGGGAGATGCTCAAGGAGTTATTTATGGATGCATGTAGGAGAATCAAAtatactttttttctttttgcgagGGAGAATCAAGTATACTGAAATGAAATATTTCACCAACCGGCAACCGAAATAACCGTTACACCCTGATTTACATTTATCTTCTATGTAAATCAAGAGACAAGGCAGAAAGATATTTGATTGCGAAAGAACAGCATCATTTCAGTACTTCATCAGTGGATGGCTGGTTGCCTACTGCCTTTGAGTCTTCTTGACGATAGCGAAGCCAAGGAACTTAGAACAATACATGTAGTTCAAAAAATTCATGAGAACATGAGATTTGAGAATGTCCAGGCTGTGCAACACCTTAAGCTTAGGAATGCCGCGGTGCCACTCAAACACCAATTTGAATACCTTGCTTCTTTCTTGTGCGAAACTCAAGCACATGACTCCTGATGCATCCTACTCTCAGCAAATAGCTACCTTGACCACCATCCTTAGCTCCCAACTGTATGATGATAGCACATCGATATCCTCATCACAGATACAACCTCACTTTCTATGTCCTTCCCACACCATAACCGAAGGAGATGTGCTACAAGCCTGCAAGCTTTCAGTTTTGAGTTGTGATCTCTTATATACTGTGGAATTTGAGCAATATGTTTGGTTATGCTGTATGGAGAAGAGTTAGTTATTTATAGACAGGCTATATATGGAGAAGTGAATTTTGGATGATGAACAGGCGAGCCGGCCAATTATGTATCACCATATCCTCCCCAAACATCCATGGTCCATCCTCCAACACTCTTAGGCCTCTCCTCCAAGAGTTCAGAGCTAGTGATAGCTCTAAGCTAGCAAGAGAGGAAAGAGAATAGAAGATGGATCGTGAGAGGCAGATGCATTGGGAAATGAGCGAGCTAATCTCCTCTTCAAGAGCTAGCATGGGCTGTTTTCTACTATTCATGGTATAGAATAATGTTTATACTAGCTCTAAGCCAGCCCGATATGGGATCTTGTGCAGATTTTTACTGATAGGCGACTGACCTCCTTATCAAGCTGGATGTCGGGAAGTAGATCATCGGAACCGATGGTTTCCATGGTCGTGAAGTATTGATGCTCCCATGAATTATCCCACATATAAAACACATGGGAATTGGTAATGTGCtcaacataaggcgtattggaaATCAATAAGATGAATATTGCGCATTGGATTCTTCCTTAACCCAAGTTACAGCGTGCACAGCATGATAAGCAAATTCAGCAGCCACAAAGAAATGTTATGCTATCGCCAAGAGCTGCAGCAAAAACCTCAAGTTTTATATGCAGCATTGGCTGCACCAAATTTTACAAAGACCACAGTACCGTGACTTGAGAGCAAGCAATGATGCGTGAAGAAATTACACAGACCTACAATTTACTGTTTGCTCCTAGTAGGATCAAGAACTGACACCAGATTTCTCGTCATTTATGTGCCCTCACACCTCTACCGGGTAACTCTCGAAATGTCTGCTACAATCGACAGCTCATTTCACCTCGAGAACAAAAAATATTGAATACTGCACAAAACAATCGGAAAAGGGAAAATCTTCTACGTAGAATCTTTCGTAACACATCTACATGGATTCTAAGCCTTGCCTTTCCTTTTAGCATCTAGAGTCTGTCAAACATGGAAATCAAACAAAAGGAAACAAGTAACCACATAATCTAAAAAGATAAGGTTTAAGATAAAAAATGCCATAAAAAAGGGATACCTTTTTCTGGAAGGTTCTCATGATTAATACAATTAGGTCACGTAACCTACGTCGGAGTTAGATAAATCAGATAtatgttttttattttctttgcaaaatgaaaaagaaaatttGCCAGAGAGCATTGACAAGAAGAAACAGTGACGGTACCTAACATCGTGGTCCTCATTGTTTGGCTCTGATAGTCCCTGTGTATTAAACGGTAGGTTTGCGCCCGTAGAACTTACTAATACAAATTGAGTAGTGCGCCCATTCGGAATTTTTGTCTGCAAGGAGAGATTGAATATAGGACAATCAAATAAACATGTTGGATGAATCAAATAGTTACTGTAAATTCATAATTCTAAAATGGCCAACGTCACATGGAATGATGGAAAATATACCTGTAGATTTGGTGAGTACTTCTCATCAAATATAACTTCACCAGTATGTTTGAACTTAATCTGATAGCTAGGTCGTGTAAGCACCAATGTAGCCAGTTCCCATTCCTCAGGAGAATATGCCTGCTGCACAAAAGAAGTAGAAATCAGCCTCACCCAGATAAGTTCAATCAAACTTTTAGTAGAAAAAAATATGCAGACACAACTGTAGTGCAATCAAGTATTAAACGATGTTCAGCTTGCAGCACCAAATGATTGCTAGGAGAACAGGAGTATTGAAGGTGCCAGAATGAACTGAAAGTCCTAACTGAACAACTCCAAAAAAGGAGGCTGCTATAGTTATTTTCCCCGACAAGGTCATAATATCCAAATACTTCTACCCAACTGTTTTTCTTCAACAGTAGGATGCATGACTTATTCTGCACAGGGAAAAAAGATATCCAGACACCAATTACATAAACCAAACAATAAAATAAACATAGAAAAACAAATGTCGCATTACTGTCATCCTTGCACTGTAAAGAGATCAAATCGAGTGTCTTCAAGTCCCAACATAAAAATACCAAAGAATACAAGATATGTCTCCGTGTACTAACTCAATAGTTCATCAAAGATAAATCGCAATGCTTGATACAATGGTAAAGATTCTTGGAGAAGATGACGTCCAAGTAAAAATCCTGTTATCTTCATAGGGCAGCATAGTGCTAACTGCTAATTAGCACAGACATATTCATGGGGTAAGTAAGCATTTTAAGACATACCAGGACAAAAACTTCGAAATCAGCTCTCCCACTTGAAATACATGCTTCAATATGGCTCTGCATCTCTGGATCTGCAGGTGTAAAATGGAACTTTAATTCTGGGAAACAAACAACAAAAAATGGCGGTGAAATGCAACCGAGACTAATGGAGAGTTGGGGGTGCTTTGGAGAAAGGATGCAAAGCGCACTAAAAACCTCAGGGTTTTAGCAACAGCACCATGAAGGATCAATCATGGTGAAATACACATGATTCAAATTTTGAAGCCATCATGGTGATATACACATTTAAAATGACATCTAATAGGTAAGGAAGCAAGTAGAAACACTATTATGACAGCATCTTTGTGCTTTTTTGTTCAAGTTGCTAAGGCCATGCTCAGAATCAAAATTTGGAATTATGTTTCAGAAACAACTGCATGACCTGTACTTTCAGGTAACTGTAACTCAATTTCTCAGCAAATTAGTTTATCAACAAACCTGAGCTCCACTACATTACCATAAATATTTAGATTGCAATATCAAGAGAAAATGCATAGAAAAAGTTTCGAAATTACAgtgcccttttcttttttctgaagcAATACACATGCAAGCCCTATCTTGGGACACAAGAATAGAAGGGATGCAAAAGGTCAAATCCCAAATGCTATCTATAGATAATTTTCCTTAGTTCAAGGTTGTAACAGGAATAATTTATTAATAATAATTGATTAATTGACTATTACCTAGTAGCAAATGTCTTAACTTTTTTCGGAAACATTTTTTTAAAGGAAACTCTAGCAATGTGTTATATCTCCTACAGTTTTTTAAAGCATGGCATGAGAATATGAAGTTCTAACAATTAATCCAAGTATATTAAATAGAAGAATAATAATGCTGTAACCCATGAGATCAGCAATCAAAAAATGCAGCAAAATTACCGTAAAAAACTCACCACAGGTTATCTTATTCCCGTTGTTAGCAAATTCTGTCACCAAATCCCCCTACAAAGAAAGGAGACTTATTACACTAGGATAATGaataaaattcaaaattgcTCAGTATCATATGCTCATCAGCTCATGTATCAGTGGCGCACATGATTACATATTGAACACACGTATGAGGTAAAAAGTTAAGTACACTCCTATCGTCCACAAATTAAGCATAACATTCTATGAAAAGGAAACCAGTAGGCGACATCTTCCAAATGTAAAATTAGCACATATATTATTATTGACACAGAAATAAGAGAGCGAAAACTTTTCTCATAATAGTGTTTCTGCTCACTTTAAAATGTGCTTAGTGAAAAACGTTTGACTTAACCACTGGCAtgcacagaaaaaaaaatagatgaGTATGTAAGTGTAAACTGCAGCTAAAGAAACTGcttaaatattttatattttagaTAATAACCTGGCGGCCATTATCATCCATAGGCGTGCAGTCTACAGCAAGAAGAGTGCCAACATCATCTGCAGTAACCACATAGTCATACATCGTAGCGcctgaaaaaaatataaagaacTAGTAAGCAAAATTAAATTGTCactgaacaatatatcatagaATGTAGAACAAATTCCCCTGTTTACCTTCGATAGACTGCCTGATGCCATTTTCAAGATGGCGAACCCACTAGAATAGCAACATCATGGGATGAAAGGTTTTATTCACAAGATTTAACCATTAATAGCAATTATAAAGAATCGTAATTAGAAGTTGGAAAACAACATACCTGGAAATTGCAAAGGGTAGTACCATTTGTAGGGAAACCACATGCTGTTAATGTAGATCCTAGTCTAGGTTCCCCAACAATTTGAAACCCCTCAATACCAGGTAAGGGATCACCTACATAAAATATGCAAATACATCAATAGATATGATCTGGAATCTTTTCTAGTTATAGAATTAGCTCCTTATTACCAATTACCATCAGCTGGGTAATCTTGATTGTCATGCCTGTACAATTGCGAGTCACCATCTATTCTTGCTTCTCCAGTGCGAACATTTTCCTCAAAATAATTAGAGGGTGCAATATCCCTGAAATAAAGGGGCGGTCAAGAAACAGATGTCAAGATATTTTCAAGCAGATCAAAGGTTAGACTGGATGGCAATAAATGCTAATTAGAAAATAGAATCTCTAAAAAGAACTCAGATCTTGAGCATACTGCTGAAAATGGGATCCATGGTACATTTGCTCAGCATGTCGATCGCTTGGACCTTGAGCATACCGAAGAGTGTTCCTATTTGCATCCTGCAATCAAGAACAACTTAACCAGTTATGATGGAAACATTTACGATGTTAGAAAAGTTGAGTGCAGTACCACATTACCATATTATAAGAAGGCGAAGGTTCATTTCTCGACGGAGTTGGTTGCTGATGATTGGGATTATAAATGTTTACAGGTTGAGTCACGTCACCTAAACTGTCCTGGATCAGTATAATCAACTAAGTGTCTCAAAAAGGATAGCTCGTCTCAAAAAGGATAGCTCGAGTTATGTCAAAATGCTAGCAGTAGGTAAACTGGTGGTAACAACATCCAACAAAAGACTGCTATACACAGTCATGCAGAGGCATATCGGCACACAATAAAGCTATGATACATAAGCTATACAACAGGTTGACACATTGGGGAAAAAAAGCAGTTGCCCAAATATTTCAAGGCTCAACTTGACAAACTCTTGAACGTGTCAACTATCTAGCAATCTTAGTTTATGCAGGTAAAACAATGATCGAAAGTTGGAGAGCTATATCAAGAGACTCGTATGCAAGTCCAAATGATCGTATAAAACAGAGCTGCCCCAATGGATTTATATAAAATTCTTAAAGAGATCTGTTCTTG
The nucleotide sequence above comes from Panicum virgatum strain AP13 chromosome 3K, P.virgatum_v5, whole genome shotgun sequence. Encoded proteins:
- the LOC120698203 gene encoding uncharacterized protein LOC120698203 isoform X2; protein product: MRDPFDAPVDPVNVDHNGGNQLSRISVVPARDHGLQNGDAKSFAPNSDTLIRHQVQGASLQKDLVVEDPNTRLMDPETKELYFRSQSQEDEILLLRKQIADASLKELRLLNEKHILERRLTDLRMAVDEKQEEAISGALKQLNQKKNHIEENMRLANELKAEEEELYLFTSSLLSMLAEYNVRPPQINASTITTGAKRLYQQMYWKIRSLNDSLGDVTQPVNIYNPNHQQPTPSRNEPSPSYNMDANRNTLRYAQGPSDRHAEQMYHGSHFQQDIAPSNYFEENVRTGEARIDGDSQLYRHDNQDYPADGDPLPGIEGFQIVGEPRLGSTLTACGFPTNGTTLCNFQWVRHLENGIRQSIEGATMYDYVVTADDVGTLLAVDCTPMDDNGRQGDLVTEFANNGNKITCDPEMQSHIEACISSGRADFEVFVLAYSPEEWELATLVLTRPSYQIKFKHTGEVIFDEKYSPNLQTKIPNGRTTQFVLVSSTGANLPFNTQGLSEPNNEDHDVRLRDLIVLIMRTFQKKTLDAKRKGKA
- the LOC120698203 gene encoding uncharacterized protein LOC120698203 isoform X1: MRDPFDAPVDPVNVDHNGGNQLSRISVVPARDHGLQNGDAKSFAPNSDTLIRHQVQGASLQKDLVVEDPNTRLMDPETKELYFRSQSQEDEILLLRKQIADASLKELRLLNEKHILERRLTDLRMAVDEKQEEAISGALKQLNQKKNHIEENMRLANELKAEEEELYLFTSSLLSMLAEYNVRPPQINASTITTGAKRLYQQMYWKIRSLNDSLGDVTQPVNIYNPNHQQPTPSRNEPSPSYNMDANRNTLRYAQGPSDRHAEQMYHGSHFQQDIAPSNYFEENVRTGEARIDGDSQLYRHDNQDYPADGDPLPGIEGFQIVGEPRLGSTLTACGFPTNGTTLCNFQWVRHLENGIRQSIEGATMYDYVVTADDVGTLLAVDCTPMDDNGRQGDLVTEFANNGNKITCDPEMQSHIEACISSGRADFEVFVLQAYSPEEWELATLVLTRPSYQIKFKHTGEVIFDEKYSPNLQTKIPNGRTTQFVLVSSTGANLPFNTQGLSEPNNEDHDVRLRDLIVLIMRTFQKKTLDAKRKGKA